A single window of Liolophura sinensis isolate JHLJ2023 chromosome 6, CUHK_Ljap_v2, whole genome shotgun sequence DNA harbors:
- the LOC135467525 gene encoding glycoprotein 3-alpha-L-fucosyltransferase A-like — MRIVAYRRIALCGMLCYWVVIFWVAISMGRNWPIKETVPLLHRQSQAKQLVDRRDPPDSHQMTIVRSEMLNEKTYVRPEHNPNVTQRTKEAKPEHVRSATPRVWPNPKFPDDDRILAQMKYVPESLQAVNASQVPRDKRILIHRAYGPLAMTFQTRTFADLHCPVSRCIIVKDPDRFDTADVVIFEQNAIAPEQIKPAHQIWLMYLLEPPPFTGIKSFKNLINWTATYRSDSTIVTPYEKFVPFATPVKKIQKKNYAAGKTKKVAWFVSNCFSENNRFGVATELAKYITVDIFGDCGSKSCPRSKEADCFQMLSRDYKFYLAFENSNCVHYVTEKLFRNGLQNDVIPVVMGARSEDYKRVSPPHSYIHVEDFETLKDLAKYLHLLDLNDDLYNAYFRWQGTGEFVNTQFWCRLCALAHDSDHPPSHYEDIQEWWGGKGSCIGMQMWRDVYKVKRQ; from the exons ATGTTGTGCTATTGGGTGGTAATCTTCTGGGTAGCCATCTCCATGGGTcgaaactggccaatcaaagAGACAGTCCCACTTTTGCACCGTCAGTCACAAGCCAAACAATTGGTTGATCGTCGTGATCCACCTGACTCACATCAGATGACCATCGTGCGCTCAGAAATGCTGAATGAAAAAACATATGTTAGGCCCGAGCACAATCCGAACGTAACGCAAAGAACCAAGGAAGCCAAACCTGAACATGTGCGTTCCGCAACTCCCAGAGTCTGGCCAAATCCTAAATTTCCGGATGACGACAGAATTTTGGCACAGATGAAATATGTTCCCGAAAGTCTGCAAGCTGTTAATGCTAGTCAAGTGCCTCGAGATAAAAGGATACTAATTCATCGTGCGTACGGTCCATTGGCTATGACGTTCCAAACTCGAACATTTGCGGATCTTCACTGTCCAGTTAGTAGATGCATTATTGTGAAAGATCCGGACCGGTTCGACACAGCAGATGTGGTGATCTTTGAGCAGAATGCTATCGCTCCAGAACAAATCAAACCAGCTCACCAAATATGGCTGATGTACCTACTAGAGCCGCCACCTTTTACGGGAATAAAGTCATTTAAAAACTTGATAAATTGGACAGCGACTTACAGATCGGATTCCACCATTGTGACGCCTTATGAAAAATTTGTCCCATTCGCTACACCcgtgaaaaaaatccaaaaaaaaaattatgcagcagggaAAACTAAAAAGGTAGCTTGGTTTGTCTCGAATTGTTTCTCCGAAAACAACAGGTTTGGTGTGGCAACAGAACTAGCCAAGTATATCACAGTGGATATCTTTGGTGACTGCGGTAGTAAGTCCTGTCCACGATCGAAAGAAGCCGATTGTTTTCAAATGCTTTCTAGAGATTACAAATTTTACCTTGCATTTGAAAATTCGAACTGTGTTCACTACGTGACTGAAAAGCTGTTCAGGAATGGATTACA aaatgacGTAATCCCAGTTGTAATGGGAGCCCGGTCAGAAGACTATAAGCGAGTATCACCACCTCATTCCTATATTCATGTGGAAGACTTTGAGACTTTGAAGGATCTGGCGAAATACCTTCACTTGTTAGATCTCAACGATGACTTGTATAACGCGTACTTCCGGTGGCAGGGCACCGGAGAGTTTGTGAACACACAGTTTTGGTGCCGTCTGTGTGCGCTTGCGCACGACTCCGATCACCCGCCATCTCACTATGAAGACATTCAGGAATGGTGGGGAGGAAAAGGTTCGTGTATAGGGATGCAAATGTGGAGGGATGTCTACAAAGTAAAACGTCAGTAA
- the LOC135467526 gene encoding galactocerebrosidase-like yields MKVIQFVVVFLVLRYQRSSADDNVYGVSNDDYGRQFDGIGSISGGGATSRLLVNYPEKQRNEILDFLFKPNFGASLHIFKVEIGGDAQSSDGGEASHMHERWDENYQRGYEWWLMTEAKKRNPDILLYGLPWAFPAWVGNGTYNAFADPEVTADYVIRWITAAQTYYNLNLDFIGIWNERNYSSTYIKILRKMMDSRGLEHIRICAPDQHGWDIAENLVTDAQLEAAVDFIGTHYPASLSDQAAVNIGKQLWASEDHGFAGLASSPQGACRARMLNLNYVNGLMTATISWNLISSYYVGLPHSGSGLMTALEPWSGHYTVDAAIWVSAHTTQFTSPGWHYLPHGRGVGKLTRGGSYVSLTDTSTGDLTIVIETMSFHPEESTDCIQSPFASGPQNASFKFSGVFTRIESLQVWYTKLGFNGNDSIYFQQIAPIQVVNDTVTLSLCVDEIYTLTTVSSGQKGTATNPPPSKPFPLPYKEDFEEYRPHDEPNNLAQQVGVWEITEVGAPHGQVARQMVLQHPVYWCWGRGGHPDNNTVNVIGNFNWTDIYVEVEARVGAVNGTDGVFVAARIDRGGCVASKALGIFFIVFPKEQRYELTNDLARHKVLKSGLASTNTDWNTISLLVQNDVAVGTLNGDQLFNASIPAQPSNGFVGLGTIPYGLADFDNLFISNSSDGLHRIQMNDSRDKTLHFEPGLVD; encoded by the exons ATGAAAGTCATTCAATTCGTCGTTGTTTTTCTGGTGTTACGTTACCAGAGGTCGTCGGCAGATGACAATGTCTACGGTGTCAGCAACGATGACTACGGGCGACAGTTTGATGGCATAGGGTCTATTAGTGGCGGTGGG GCGACATCACGACTCCTGGTTAATTATCCAGAAAAACAAAGGAATGAAATTCTTGACTTCTTGTTTAAG CCCAACTTTGGAGCCTCTTTGCACATCTTCAAAGTTGAAATCGGTGGAGACGCCCAGAGCTCCG aTGGCGGCGAAGCTTCTCACATGCACGAGCGTTGGGATGAGAATTACCAGAGAGGTTACGAATGGTGGCTAATGACGGAGGCCAAAAAG AGAAACCCGGACATCTTACTCTACGGCTTACCCTGGGCATTCCCGGCCTGGGTTGGTAATGGCACCTACAACGCGTTTGCTGATCCGGAAGTCACTGCTGATTACGTCATCAGATGGATTACGGCTGCGCAGACGTACTATAATCTCAATCTTGACTTCATTGGA ATTTGGAATGAGCGTAATTACAGTTCAACTTACATTAAG ATTTTACGAAAGATGATGGATTCCCGAGGGTTAGAGCACATAAGAATTTGTGCACCTGATCAACACGGGTGGGACATCGCTGAGAACCTGGTGACTGACGCGCAGTTGGAGGCAGCCGTGGATTTCATTGG GACTCATTACCCGGCTTCTTTGTCCGACCAAGCGGCTGTGAATATTGGTAAACAACTGTGGGCATCTGAAGATCACGGATTTGCAGGGCTTGCATCCAGCCCCCAGGGAGCCTGTAGAGCCAGG ATGCTGAATCTGAACTATGTAAATGGGCTCATGACAGC AACAATCTCGTGGAATCTCATATCGTCATATTACGTGGGCCTGCCTCATTCCGGAAGTGGTTTAATGACCGCGCTAGAGCCCTGGAGTGGACATTACACAGTGGATGCTGCTATATGGGTGTCAG CCCACACCACCCAGTTCACGTCCCCAGGGTGGCATTACCTGCCGCACGGAAGAGGAGTAGGAAAGCTGACACGTGGCGGCAGTTATGTGTCTCTAACTGATACGAGCACTGGAGATCTTACTATCGTCATTGAAACCATG AGTTTTCATCCAGAAGAATCCACGGATTGTATCCAGTCACCTTTTGCATCTGGACCCCAAAACGCCAGCTTTAAATTCTCAGGGGTATTT ACGCGCATAGAGAGTCTACAGGTGTGGTACACCAAGCTGGGATTCAACGGTAACGATAGTATATATTTTCAACAGATTGCGCCCATTCag GTGGTTAATGACACGGTGACGCTGTCTCTGTGCGTGGATGAGATATACACACTAACCACGGTATCTAGTGGACAAAAAGGCACAGCGACCAACCCTCCGCCCTCCAAGCCCTTCCCTCTGCCCTATAAGGAGGACTTTGAAG AGTACCGTCCCCACGACGAGCCCAATAACCTGGCCCAGCAAGTGGGTGTGTGGGAGATAACGGAGGTAGGGGCACCTCACGGGCAGGTAGCCCGACAGATGGTCCTGCAACATCCCGTGTACTGGTGCTGGGGGCGAGGTGGACACCCGGACAACAACACTGTTAATGTCATCGGAAACTTCAACTG GACGGACATTTATGTTGAGGTGGAGGCCCGGGTCGGGGCTGTAAACGGCACTGACGGAGTGTTCGTGGCCGCTCGGATTGACAGAGGAGGATGTGTGGCGAGTAAAGCTCTGGGCATTTTCTTCATTGTGTTCCCTAAAGAACAACGATATGAGCTGACGAATGATTTAG CGAGACACAAGGTCCTGAAGAGTGGCCTAGCATCCACAAATACTGACTGGAACACCATTTCTCTGCTGGTTCAG AACGATGTAGCAGTTGGAACTTTGAACGGAGACCAGTTATTTAACGCGTCTATCCCAGCCCAGCCATCTAATGGTTTTGTGGGACTGGGGACTATTCCCTACGGCCTAGCGGATTttgacaatttatttatctccAACAGTTCAGATGGATTACATCGCATTCAAATGAATGACAGCAGAGACAAAACATTGCACTTTGAACCTGGGTTGGTAGACTAG
- the LOC135466384 gene encoding heat shock 70 kDa protein 13-like: protein MGATFIILGTSILALLLAGYFAQIYLPPPKPKIVGIDLGTTYSCVGVYHAVTGNADVLEVQDGHKCIPSIVAFSEDGIVVGYKALAQADHNPKNTLYDAKRFIGKPHTQIELKEAQKQYSFKLEADEYGMIRYVVSVNGTERKVTPEEVGSILLSTLKEAAERNVTVPVTKAVMSVPAEFDDLQRNYTRKAANIAGLEVFRIINEPTAAALAYGLHKHPSLQTILVVDLGGGTLDVSLLSVQGGMFLTQAMAGNNRLGGQDFNQRLMLYLLDIINRRYGRDLVDKEDLQNLRLHVEAAKLSLTYKDRAEIHLPLESFPEKTEFKEVVTRTKFEEINSDLFKKVLEPISKVLESVELLKDDVDEIVLVGGSTRIPKVREIIQTYFNKKPNTSIDPEAAVAVGVSIQAGIIGGMWPLTVSAVELPSRVRKIQMS, encoded by the exons ATGGGTGCCACGTTTATTATTTTGG GTACTTCAATATTGGCCCTGCTGCTGGCTGGTTACTTTGCTCAGATATATCTTCCTCCTCCCAAACCCAAGATAGTGGGTATTGATTTAG GAACGACTTACTCCTGTGTAGGAGTTTATCATGCTGTAACAGGTAATGCTGATGTTTTAGAAGTCCAGGATGGTCATAAATGTATTCCCAGCATTGTTGCCTTCAG TGAAGATGGTATTGTTGTGGGATACAAGGCTTTAGCTCAGGCAGATCATAACCCAAAGAACACGCTGTATGATGCAAAGAGGTTTATAGGCAAACCACATACACAAATAGAACTCAAGGAGGCTCAGAAACAATACTCATTTAAG CTGGAAGCAGATGAGTATGGCATGATTCGGTATGTTGTGTCAGTGAATGGGACGGAGAGAAAAGTGACCCCTGAGGAGGTAGGCTCCATCCTGTTATCTACGCTAAAAGAGGCAGCAGAACGTAACGTGACAGTTCCTGTTACCAAGGCCGTCATGTCTGTGCCGGCAGAGTTTGATGACTTACAAAGAAATTACACCAGAAAAGCGGCCAATATAGCTG GTCTTGAGGTGTTCAGAATCATCAATGAACCCACAGCTGCGGCTCTAGCATATGGACTACACAAACACCCCAGCCTGCAGACAATCCTAGTTGTGGACCTGGGAGGAGGCACGCTGGACGTGTCGCTGCTCAGTGTCCAGGGGGGCATGTTCCTCACCCAGGCCATGGCAG GTAACAACCGCTTGGGTGGACAGGATTTCAACCAGCGGCTGATGTTGTACTTATTGGATATAATCAACAGACGCTATGGTAGAGATCTGGTGGACAAGGAGGACTTGCAAAATCTGCGTCTTCACGTAGAAGCTGCGAAGCTCAGCTTGACCTACAAGGACAGAGCCGAAATTCACTTACCACTTGAATCATTCCCAGAAAAGACAGAATTCAAAGAAGTTGTGACAAGGACTAAGTTTGAGGAAATCAATTCAGATCTTTTCAAAAAGGTTCTGGAGCCGATATCAAAAGTGTTGGAGTCAGTGGAATTACTCAAAGACGATGTAGATGAGATTGTGTTAGTGGGAGGCTCAACTCGCATTCCAAAagtaagggagataatccagaCATACTTCAACAAAAAACCGAACACCTCAATTGACCCAGAAGCAGCTGTGGCAGTTGGGGTTTCCATTCAGGCAGGGATTATTGGTGGGATGTGGCCTCTGACTGTCAGCGCTGTGGAGCTCCCTTCCAGAGTCCGGAAAATACAAATGTCttga
- the LOC135468875 gene encoding ciliary-associated calcium-binding coiled-coil protein 1-like isoform X2 — translation MSRSAKHGKKGKDKRHAKDHAEDVPQGEKEGALAFQVLSEQNTKEILGLSIEDIQRKLAELFSLTQHSVDLKDGAILDYFTCGVYWAKGMSFTLRQTSGFFTLLHTLLENVKDHHLSLVDNMKAFKKMMSGIGVESPLSSGGLDFFDVDHAKLISDYVFTSFFQHYKLYEFVFSHTQAEEIIGADLDIEVAKPSELPYPAPLDEGVSEEMYQSYIATPPPSPEPVVVPEVKIDPIETETNIFEELTVDDVREVVESVAQEMLTGLQTELLKKLRNKEGDILARINKIHQVAET, via the exons ATGTCGAGATCAGCAAAACACGGAAAG AAAGGTAAAGACAAGCGACATGCCAAAGACCATGCG GAGGATGTTCCACAAGGAGAGAAAGAAGGAGCTTTGGCTTTTCAGGTGTTATCTGAGCAGAATACCAAAGAAATACTGGGTCTATCTATAGAGGACATACAAAG AAAGTTAGCTGAGCTATTTTCCCTGACTCAACACAGTGTTGACTTAAAAGATGGAGCCATTCTAGATTACTTCACATGTGGAGTTTACTGGGCTAAGGGGATGTCATTCACTTTACGACAGACATCTGGATTCTTCACACTACTTCATACACTTTTAGAAAATGTTAaag ATCACCACTTGTCACTGGTTGACAACATGAAGGCGTTCAAGAAGATGATGTCTGGAATTGGTGTGGAATCACCGCTTTCAAGTGGAGGACTGGATTTCTTCGATGTGGATCATGCCAAGCTTATATCGGATTATGTCTTTACAAG TTTCTTCCAGCACTATAAGCTATATGAGTTTGTGTTCAGTCACACACAAGCAGAAGAAATCATAGGAGCTGAT CTGGACATTGAAGTTGCTAAACCATCAGAGTTGCCATACCCTGCCCCATTGGATGAAGGTGTCAGTGAGGAGATGTATCAGAGTTACATTGCCACTCCCCCTCCGTCTCCAGAGCCTGTG GTGGTACCAGAGGTCAAAATTGACCCAATAGAGACGGAGACAAATATCTTTGAGGAGTTGACAGTAGATGACGTAAGAGAAGTGGTGGAGAGTGTGGCACAGGAAATGCTGACAGGACTACAG ACTGAATTACTCAAAAAACTGCGAAACAAGGAGGGGGATATTTTAGCTCGGATCAACAAAATCCATCAGGTAGCAGAGACTTGA
- the LOC135468875 gene encoding ciliary-associated calcium-binding coiled-coil protein 1-like isoform X1: MATKSQTKLGGAQKTSSKPSLTSMNTVSSVKNLKNVPGKVEEDVPQGEKEGALAFQVLSEQNTKEILGLSIEDIQRKLAELFSLTQHSVDLKDGAILDYFTCGVYWAKGMSFTLRQTSGFFTLLHTLLENVKDHHLSLVDNMKAFKKMMSGIGVESPLSSGGLDFFDVDHAKLISDYVFTSFFQHYKLYEFVFSHTQAEEIIGADLDIEVAKPSELPYPAPLDEGVSEEMYQSYIATPPPSPEPVVVPEVKIDPIETETNIFEELTVDDVREVVESVAQEMLTGLQTELLKKLRNKEGDILARINKIHQVAET, from the exons ATGGCCACGAAGAGTCAGACTAAACTCGGCGGCGCACAGAAAACCAGCAGTAAACCTTCTCTGACCTCGATGAACACAGTTTCGTCGGTAAAAAACCTTAAAAATGTGCCTGGGAAAGTGGAG GAGGATGTTCCACAAGGAGAGAAAGAAGGAGCTTTGGCTTTTCAGGTGTTATCTGAGCAGAATACCAAAGAAATACTGGGTCTATCTATAGAGGACATACAAAG AAAGTTAGCTGAGCTATTTTCCCTGACTCAACACAGTGTTGACTTAAAAGATGGAGCCATTCTAGATTACTTCACATGTGGAGTTTACTGGGCTAAGGGGATGTCATTCACTTTACGACAGACATCTGGATTCTTCACACTACTTCATACACTTTTAGAAAATGTTAaag ATCACCACTTGTCACTGGTTGACAACATGAAGGCGTTCAAGAAGATGATGTCTGGAATTGGTGTGGAATCACCGCTTTCAAGTGGAGGACTGGATTTCTTCGATGTGGATCATGCCAAGCTTATATCGGATTATGTCTTTACAAG TTTCTTCCAGCACTATAAGCTATATGAGTTTGTGTTCAGTCACACACAAGCAGAAGAAATCATAGGAGCTGAT CTGGACATTGAAGTTGCTAAACCATCAGAGTTGCCATACCCTGCCCCATTGGATGAAGGTGTCAGTGAGGAGATGTATCAGAGTTACATTGCCACTCCCCCTCCGTCTCCAGAGCCTGTG GTGGTACCAGAGGTCAAAATTGACCCAATAGAGACGGAGACAAATATCTTTGAGGAGTTGACAGTAGATGACGTAAGAGAAGTGGTGGAGAGTGTGGCACAGGAAATGCTGACAGGACTACAG ACTGAATTACTCAAAAAACTGCGAAACAAGGAGGGGGATATTTTAGCTCGGATCAACAAAATCCATCAGGTAGCAGAGACTTGA
- the LOC135467527 gene encoding cGMP-dependent protein kinase egl-4-like — MGRRFARFRRFSEQMVKITRRIFTMCQCGQMKSEVEEDIVPVKCVLDGSVATSRRQEAQPETDCKHQWVSASFADNDVGAKPRLITVKPLSSSQGSGDNGSYSSQEDSRQIVSDQIYDVTQQPGEVNLIFAASEQWARIRPTRVKVLVTLLHGFMRDIDVVTSSPGISGKFIRKSMTTIIGYQEASTMLRCQNDFVVKLLACFTSRTTIYLYMPLYHLRDLGFWLRLDSDRKIIGEPEAKFIILHVLVAIFTVHNLGVVHMDIKPENIFIDSSGNPVLGDFGGALCVQQGLRPHCYTTEYASPEVHLNLVVDRMADLWASVSTYYEIISGTYPHVLMETLNDETAVCREVIFDVQNFSPLAADFVSSQLHIDKSRRLGSTQGVVEVMRHGLFQPNDWDTVKDRVSGRKSPLCDVFMKVMEEWRGTSKQQPRKGTFTRRKDT, encoded by the coding sequence ATGGGTCGACGATTCGCTAGGTTCAGACGTTTCTCTGAACAAATGGTGAAGATAACGAGAAGAATATTTACAATGTGTCAATGTGGGCAGATGAAGAGCGAAGTGGAAGAGGACATTGTGCCTGTCAAGTGTGTTTTGGATGGTAGTGTAGCCACCTCACGCCGACAAGAGGCTCAACCTGAGACAGACTGTAAGCACCAGTGGGTTTCCGCGAGTTTTGCGGACAATGACGTGGGTGCCAAACCCAGACTCATAACAGTAAAACCGCTCAGTTCGAGCCAAGGCTCTGGTGACAACGGCTCATACTCCAGTCAGGAGGACAGCCGCCAGATTGTATCCGACCAGATATATGATGTAACTCAACAACCGGGCGAAGTCAACTTGATTTTTGCTGCTTCCGAGCAGTGGGCTCGGATTCGTCCTACCCGAGTTAAAGTCCTGGTAACTCTTCTACACGGTTTTATGAGAGACATCGACGTTGTCACCTCATCTCCTGGCATTAGTGGCAAGTTCATCAGGAAGTCCATGACCACTATTATCGGATACCAAGAAGCCAGCACTATGTTGCGATGCCAGAATGATTTTGTGGTGAAACTGTTGGCCTGTTTCACCTCCAGAACCACCATATACCTCTACATGCCACTTTACCACCTGAGAGATCTAGGCTTTTGGCTTCGCTTGGACTCCGACAGGAAAATCATCGGGGAACCTGAGGCTAAGTTCATTATTCTGCATGTACTGGTGGCCATCTTTACAGTGCACAATCTTGGCGTAGTACATATGGACATAAAACCAGAAAACATCTTCATTGACAGCAGTGGCAACCCGGTACTGGGCGACTTCGGGGGCGCCCTTTGTGTTCAGCAGGGTCTTCGCCCCCATTGCTACACGACTGAATATGCCTCCCCTGAGGTGCATCTGAATCTTGTAGTAGACAGAATGGCGGATTTGTGGGCGTCAGTTTCCACATATTATGAGATTATTTCAGGCACTTATCCCCATGTACTGATGGAAACATTGAATGATGAAACGGCCGTATGTCGTGAAGTTATCTTTGACGTACAAAACTTTTCCCCTCTTGCTGCAGATTTCGTATCATCCCAATTACATATTGACAAATCCAGGCGTCTTGGTTCCACTCAGGGTGTGGTTGAGGTGATGAGGCATGGGCTATTCCAACCCAATGACTGGGATACTGTAAAGGACAGGGTTTCTGGGAGGAAATCTCCACTGTGTGACGTTTTCATGAAAGTGATGGAAGAGTGGCGCGGCACCTCCAAACAACAACCAAGGAAAGGGACGTTCACAAGGCGCAAAGACACATAA
- the LOC135467528 gene encoding uncharacterized protein LOC135467528 → MGRRFARFRRFSEQMVKITRRIFTMCQCGQMKSEVEEDIVPVKCVLDGSVATSRRQEAQPETDCKHQWVSASFADNDVGAKPRLITVKPLNSSQGSGDNGSYSSQEGSRQIVSDQIYDVTQQPGEVNLIFAASEQWARIRPTRVKVLVTLLHGFMRDIDVVTSFPGISGKFIRKSMTTIIGYQEASTMLRCQNDFVVKLLACFTSRTTIYLYMPLYHLRDLGFWLRLDSDRKIIGEPEAKFIILHVLVAIFTVHNLGVVHMDIKPENIFIDSSGNPVLGDFGGALCVQQGLRPHCYTTEYASPEVHLNLVVDRMADLWASVSTYYEIISGTYPHVLMETLNDETAVCREVIFDVQNFSPLAADFVSSQLHIDKSRRLGSTQGVVEVMRHGLFQHSDWDTVKDRVSGRKSPLCDVFMKVMEEWRGTSKQQPRKGTFTRRKDT, encoded by the coding sequence ATGGGTCGACGATTCGCTAGGTTCAGACGTTTCTCTGAACAAATGGTGAAGATAACGAGAAGAATATTTACAATGTGTCAATGTGGGCAGATGAAGAGCGAAGTGGAAGAGGACATTGTGCCTGTCAAGTGTGTTTTGGATGGTAGTGTAGCTACCTCACGCCGACAAGAGGCTCAACCTGAGACAGACTGTAAGCACCAGTGGGTTTCCGCGAGTTTTGCGGACAATGACGTGGGTGCCAAACCCAGACTCATAACAGTAAAACCGCTCAATTCGAGCCAAGGCTCTGGTGACAACGGCTCATACTCCAGTCAAGAGGGCAGCCGCCAGATTGTATCCGACCAGATATATGATGTAACTCAACAACCGGGCGAAGTCAACTTGATTTTTGCTGCTTCCGAGCAGTGGGCTCGGATTCGTCCTACCCGAGTTAAAGTCCTGGTAACTCTTCTACACGGTTTTATGAGAGACATCGACGTTGTCACCTCATTTCCTGGCATTAGTGGCAAGTTCATCAGGAAGTCCATGACCACTATTATCGGATACCAAGAAGCCAGCACTATGTTGCGATGCCAGAATGATTTTGTGGTGAAACTGTTGGCCTGTTTCACCTCCAGAACCACCATATACCTCTACATGCCACTTTACCACCTGAGAGATCTAGGCTTTTGGCTTCGCTTGGACTCCGACAGGAAAATCATCGGGGAACCTGAGGCTAAGTTCATTATTCTGCATGTACTGGTGGCCATCTTTACAGTGCACAATCTTGGCGTAGTACATATGGACATAAAACCAGAAAACATCTTCATTGACAGCAGTGGCAACCCGGTACTGGGCGACTTCGGGGGCGCCCTTTGTGTTCAGCAGGGTCTTCGCCCCCATTGCTACACGACTGAATATGCCTCCCCTGAGGTGCATCTGAATCTTGTAGTAGACAGAATGGCGGATTTGTGGGCGTCAGTTTCCACATATTATGAGATTATTTCAGGCACTTATCCCCATGTACTGATGGAAACATTGAATGATGAAACGGCCGTATGTCGTGAAGTTATCTTTGACGTACAAAACTTTTCCCCTCTTGCTGCAGATTTCGTATCATCCCAATTACATATTGACAAATCCAGGCGTCTTGGTTCCACTCAGGGTGTGGTTGAGGTGATGAGGCATGGGCTATTCCAACACAGTGACTGGGATACTGTAAAGGACAGGGTTTCTGGGAGGAAATCTCCACTGTGTGACGTTTTCATGAAAGTGATGGAAGAGTGGCGCGGCACCTCCAAACAACAACCAAGGAAAGGGACGTTCACAAGGCGCAAAGACACATAA